TGTAGAAACGCCGCTATAACCAAGTGTTCCATTAGATCTAATTTTGTAGTAAATATATCTAATCTGATTGCACAATGAACCCTCACGACCCTGAAAGAGAAAAAAGGGGAAAATGAATTTGTAATCCAAATGTACAGAGGTGaaggcaacaacaacaaacagtCTTAAACCTGAATAGATCGGTAAATGCAGAACAAAAGCGCACAAAGAGGCAACATGAAGAGGAGCTTGACAACGAGTTCATCTTTTTGGTTTTTGCCACCTCCAGTTCCAGGAAGAGTTTCCTCAAGAGTTACCCTAATGCTCTGAAAACATTTACGGTAACATCAGACTTAATGCAAATTAGTTTAGTACAAAGAGACCTCAAAAcataaaggaaaagaaaaaagacataCATGCCAGGCATCAACAGGCTTCACAAGCCACGCTGTCCACCAATCCCAAGGCTTGAGAGGGCCTAGAGTGTAGTGAATAACATGAAGTTTACTGTCATCAACCATccactgcaaaaaaaaaaaaaaacaatccgaAATTAACCAGACATACTCCAAAAACACACACATCAATTAAGCCATTATATAATTAGATAACCGAGAAAGAGACAAAAGATACCTTATTAGCAAGCATATAAAGACCAACATCCGCATTATACAACGTCGAAAGCCTCTCCATATCAGGAACTGGTCTAGCTTTCAACGCTTCAGGGGTTAAACTAGGATCGAAAACACGAGCATTTGGGAAATCTGGATAGTAAGAATTCAAGAACCCTTGGTCTCCTCCGGTATACGAAGACAGAGTCTTCACTTTACGCATCATGTCATCGAAAAGAGCTTGGGATGGTTCAACAACCATGACACCAGAGTTCAACCTCTCGGAGTGCTTCAAGTTCGCGCAAAACTTGGAGCACTTGAACAGATCATCGATGTTCTTTACCACAATAGTATCCGCATCAAGATACACAACTACACAAAAAGTTCAAAGATTTAAAGTTCTCAAACAAGAATCCAAATAAAGAAAGACAAAAAGACTTTACCTTTCTTGTAATCTGTCATGTTGAAGATCTTGAGCTTTGTGTAAACACCCCAGAACCTTGTCGGATGAACTTGGTTCGGGTTCGCTAGTAAACTGATCTTCTCTACTTTCCATCCATCAGCCTGTAGTATCAAAAAACCAACAAAGTAAACATCTTTGTAATGAAAAAAGAGAGGATTTTTAAGCTCAAAACCTTTAGAAGCTTCTTAGAGTAATCTGAGACGCCATCAGAGACCAAAGCGACCATGTCTTTGTCTGATCCAGTGTCTCGAATCGATTTGCCTAATACCCTAACTCCTAATAAGAACTCATCGCCGTATAAGAGTGTCACGTAAGCTTCCTCCTTGCTCGATTCAGATCCAAACGAACCGTTGGAAAGGAGCAAGATTGAGAACAGGAGAAGACAGAGACTCGCCTTTTGTTCTCTCACCATAACGATCACTCGAGTCGGATCTAACTTTGGATGAACCAAGATCGTAATTTAAGGAAAGTTCACGTTTGAAAAGACAGAATTTTGAAACTTCTTCTTCGTTGTTATATGTCTGTTCCTTCTTTGCTATTCTGTCTGTGTCTCCTTTCACCGCCGTCGTTTTAGAAACCGGTAAAGTTTTTATCCCCTACGACGAAGTCTACCATAAGTTCTTCTTGAtatccaaaaaagaaaaaaggtttcTAGAATCTGAACGGGAATCAACAGCACAGATTCATCCTCTATGGAGGcttattattgaaaaaaaacatgacAACTTTGATCACTTGGGCCGATTTATGATTGGTCCCCTTTCCATCCATCACCCTTTTAAATCTGGGTTACTATTTTATACtccctttatttttttaaaattacatattctagacttttcacatatattaagaaatcacattaaaaatgcattgatttttgtgaataacaattttccataatctttaaccaataaaaattcaataaacacaattaattttcttgaagttagcagattttcattaaataatacattgaaaaagtaaaaaatatatctttttaaaacaaatttttttcctagaatatagatctttaaaaaacagagggagtatatccGAACAACCATCCTGATTTAGTTACAAATATTAAAGCCTAACCTTATTGGGATTGGACTGGAGTAGGAGATTGAATTTGAGTGAAAATAGAAATGGTCAAAATTTATAGAACCGTTTTTGTACATTGGTACAATTAAAATGGAATTGATTACTATCATtggtaaataaatataaatgacaCTAATTTCATAATTACTTGCGTAAACATAGTTTGGagggaaaacaaaaacatcaggCGTTTTTTTCTACATTGGTAGAAAACTAGAAACGTATATAAATGGcattaaattcaaatttatttagatataaatgacattaacttcaaaatttatttagaaacaGACAGACCCAAAAAGAGAACCTCGTTCAACAATTTAAGACAAAAAGAGATTGTTTTTGTCAACAGAGTAAAGAGAATTAGATTTAGTTTGACATTCCGTATCAGTTTTACAGTCTGTAGCAAAATAACCTTTTTTACTCTTGAGTAGGTCTTTGTCCGTCACGAATCCTAAAAAGTCTTCACCTTTTGGTTTCGTTTTCGTCGGTCGTCACTTTTGTTGGGCAAGCtaataaaagagaaaagaaaaaaaaaagataaaatcatcTTTATTACTAACGGCTTATCTAACAAGGTAAAGCTTCAATCTTTCCCACTGACATTTCtggtcttcttttttttttttttttcatcttggGTCTTGTCTGTAGGTTAAGAGAGATCCCTCCCTTCCTACAAAGATCCAAAAGCAGAGAACTTTCTAGTCAATGCTGCTTAAGATCTGACTTTTCCTCCCTTCCATGTCGCTCTGAAGTCCCCCCAAAATTTAGCCCATCAGGTTTGATTTCTCTCTCATTTCAGAACCCTAGTTTTGTATGCGAGTTCTTTGGTCTTCTTTGATTTGCTCAGCCGTGTTTACCAGACAATGCGATGGAGACTTTCTGATAAGTTTCTATTGTCGGTAGCGACTTTTTTCCCCCTCTAGATTAGCTTGCTGAGGATTTTAATCTTTGTTCACATGTAGTTTTCTTTACAGCTAAATGTTTAGCTGGTGTTTGGTCTGAAAACTAAAAACTCTGGCAGCTGGCATTCTTATTTGGAACATAGACCACAATGCTTGTTTGTATGAATCTGATTTATTGTTTTCCTTTAGTCTCTGTTCAAGTTATTGTCTTTTTGCTTTGTCCCTTCCCAATTTGAACTCTATAATCAGATATGGTTCTATCTTTTAGTACTGTATAAGCTTTTGAGTGTTCTTGAGCTCTAAACTCCTTTGTTCTCCTCGTCTTTTTTTCAGGTG
This genomic stretch from Raphanus sativus cultivar WK10039 chromosome 3, ASM80110v3, whole genome shotgun sequence harbors:
- the LOC130509374 gene encoding inositol phosphorylceramide glucuronosyltransferase 1, encoding MVREQKASLCLLLFSILLLSNGSFGSESSKEEAYVTLLYGDEFLLGVRVLGKSIRDTGSDKDMVALVSDGVSDYSKKLLKADGWKVEKISLLANPNQVHPTRFWGVYTKLKIFNMTDYKKVVYLDADTIVVKNIDDLFKCSKFCANLKHSERLNSGVMVVEPSQALFDDMMRKVKTLSSYTGGDQGFLNSYYPDFPNARVFDPSLTPEALKARPVPDMERLSTLYNADVGLYMLANKWMVDDSKLHVIHYTLGPLKPWDWWTAWLVKPVDAWHSIRVTLEETLPGTGGGKNQKDELVVKLLFMLPLCALLFCIYRSIQGREGSLCNQIRYIYYKIRSNGTLGYSGVSTFSTLNSSYQLQSKVPQHLGAVSVVVCFTALLISVGVSFLIVPRQIMPWTGLILVYEWTFTIFFLLFGCFLLLVHQHGKKIAIQTESSSLDDSGKGHQRGGVPCDVTTLYYGLGMVFLAIAAVSLPYILGITALFLRLGLMVGVAIVLAAFMTYASEHLAIRWFLKGLEDRRETSRSKSICFLC